One Methanobacterium sp. genomic region harbors:
- a CDS encoding DUF128 domain-containing protein translates to MPDETDRKMIEILRILADQNKVLGAKTIAEELKRKGYNLGERAVRYHMRILDEKGFTERIGYAGREITEKGLKELEKGLIYDQVDFAFSKFEGMIYKTSLDPQEGKGSVIVNTSSFIYDQKVVDIIKEVFSKGIAVSPYVKFNDNGSSEEKTSDNNEIMLNTICGTTIDGMLLNAGIPVIPQYGGLVKVENYVPKRFTELISYKETSMTPIEAFTAKEITSVLDIAREGTGLLPANFRIIPAVARDNAVNLFKQFQKIGISGLLKIGKSGEPVLGVPVEDDMVGIAITGGIAPLCAAKEAGCSVNIKLAENIMEFGDMEKLVPSKPALKTSNSEAGEKVKFLLSKAWNLIYNVDFDIETQKGDVIVNVSYVNNDDLDDALEIINRVFQTKPEYCTSKFYKIIPHADGDRTGIATVCSFTIDGILVKNDILVTPKYSGILEIEEKGPRFTELTSYSGSSLDPHEVYISKGMTSVLDSLDGTGRILASLREIPYMARSSAIDILDKVQETGFSILKIGNPSELLYNAKVERYHVGIAAPGGLNPIAALSEEDIPVNVKAVETMMNLSDMEEF, encoded by the coding sequence ATGCCTGATGAAACTGATCGTAAAATGATAGAAATCCTGAGGATCCTTGCAGATCAAAACAAAGTTCTTGGTGCAAAAACAATTGCAGAAGAACTGAAACGAAAAGGTTATAACCTGGGAGAGCGAGCGGTACGATATCATATGCGTATTTTAGATGAAAAAGGTTTTACAGAACGTATAGGATATGCCGGTAGAGAAATAACTGAAAAAGGATTAAAAGAACTTGAAAAAGGTCTTATTTATGATCAAGTAGATTTTGCTTTCTCTAAATTTGAAGGAATGATATACAAAACTTCTTTAGACCCACAAGAAGGTAAAGGGTCAGTAATTGTAAATACATCCAGTTTTATATACGACCAGAAAGTGGTCGACATAATTAAAGAAGTATTCAGTAAGGGAATTGCAGTAAGCCCCTATGTTAAATTTAACGATAACGGATCCAGTGAAGAAAAAACTTCAGATAATAACGAAATTATGTTAAATACCATTTGTGGTACCACCATAGATGGAATGCTCTTAAATGCAGGAATTCCCGTAATTCCACAATATGGAGGCCTTGTAAAAGTAGAAAATTATGTTCCTAAACGTTTTACTGAATTGATATCTTATAAAGAAACATCCATGACTCCTATTGAAGCATTTACTGCAAAAGAAATAACATCCGTATTGGATATAGCCAGAGAAGGAACTGGATTACTTCCTGCAAATTTCAGGATAATCCCTGCAGTTGCAAGAGATAATGCCGTTAACCTTTTTAAACAATTCCAGAAAATAGGAATATCTGGACTTTTAAAAATAGGTAAAAGCGGAGAACCTGTTCTCGGAGTTCCTGTAGAAGATGACATGGTCGGTATTGCAATAACTGGAGGAATAGCTCCACTTTGTGCTGCAAAAGAAGCAGGTTGTTCTGTTAACATCAAATTAGCCGAAAATATAATGGAATTTGGAGATATGGAAAAATTGGTTCCTTCAAAACCTGCATTAAAAACCAGCAACTCTGAAGCTGGAGAAAAAGTTAAATTTTTACTTTCAAAGGCATGGAACCTCATATACAACGTGGACTTTGACATCGAAACACAAAAAGGCGACGTAATCGTAAATGTATCCTATGTAAATAACGATGACCTTGATGATGCACTTGAAATAATAAACCGCGTATTCCAGACTAAACCGGAGTACTGTACAAGTAAATTTTATAAAATAATTCCCCATGCAGACGGCGACAGAACTGGAATTGCCACAGTATGCAGCTTTACCATTGACGGCATACTGGTTAAAAACGATATACTTGTAACTCCAAAATACAGCGGAATTCTTGAGATAGAAGAAAAAGGTCCACGGTTTACAGAACTCACATCATACAGTGGATCATCCCTTGATCCCCACGAAGTTTATATTTCAAAGGGAATGACATCAGTTTTAGATTCATTAGATGGGACTGGAAGGATACTTGCAAGTTTAAGAGAAATCCCATACATGGCAAGGTCCAGTGCAATAGATATTTTAGATAAGGTACAGGAAACCGGATTTTCAATCCTTAAAATAGGAAACCCAAGTGAACTTCTTTATAACGCCAAGGTAGAAAGATATCACGTGGGTATAGCCGCTCCAGGTGGTTTGAACCCAATTGCAGCATTAAGCGAAGAGGACATACCGGTTAATGTAAAAGCTGTAGAGACCATGATGAACCTGTCTGATATGGAAGAATTCTAG
- the tsaA gene encoding tRNA (N6-threonylcarbamoyladenosine(37)-N6)-methyltransferase TrmO: MLIDEIIYKPIGTIHSPFKDLEGMPIQPIGAKGVKGEIHLDEKYEEGLKDLEGFSHIILIYHLHLCKGYKLHVKPFLDNTERGIFATRAPKRPNAIGMSVVCLDKIEGSTVYISNVDVVDGTPLLDIKPYIPNFDKCKGEELRIGWFEDKHENANHKKSDDRFVD, translated from the coding sequence ATGCTTATCGATGAAATCATATACAAACCAATCGGAACTATACACTCTCCATTCAAAGATCTTGAAGGCATGCCTATACAGCCAATAGGTGCAAAAGGCGTTAAAGGAGAGATACACTTAGACGAAAAATATGAAGAAGGACTTAAGGATCTTGAAGGATTCTCACACATAATTTTAATTTATCATCTCCACCTTTGCAAAGGGTATAAGTTGCATGTAAAACCATTTTTGGATAACACAGAAAGAGGTATCTTCGCTACAAGAGCTCCAAAACGTCCCAATGCAATAGGAATGTCAGTAGTGTGCCTTGACAAAATAGAAGGATCCACAGTATACATATCCAACGTGGATGTTGTTGATGGTACTCCCCTTTTAGATATTAAACCATATATACCTAATTTTGATAAATGTAAAGGTGAAGAGCTACGTATCGGATGGTTTGAAGATAAACATGAAAATGCAAACCATAAAAAATCTGATGACCGGTTTGTAGATTAA
- a CDS encoding TOBE domain-containing protein: MKLSARNMIKGTVEEVNEGMIMANVKIKIEAPDTITAIITKEAADDLGIKKGEKVTAIIKSTEVMVGKE; encoded by the coding sequence ATGAAATTAAGTGCAAGAAACATGATTAAAGGTACAGTAGAAGAGGTTAATGAAGGAATGATAATGGCCAATGTAAAAATAAAAATCGAAGCTCCTGATACCATAACTGCCATAATAACAAAAGAAGCTGCTGATGATCTAGGTATAAAAAAAGGCGAAAAAGTTACAGCCATTATAAAATCCACAGAAGTCATGGTTGGAAAAGAATAA
- a CDS encoding ABC transporter substrate-binding protein: protein MTIYVGIDDTGNSESVGTGKFARIIAGELSKDYPVYGVTRHQFYVHHDINFSLHNFGAVIHVDTEEEHACDIFELVKEVMQDNFNDGSNPGLAVAHENRISPAIVAYGKDAKEEVLTSKRAKNLAVNSNIRLESIGGNGSGVIGAVAGLGLAYAGNDGRFLQIGRIRKLKGPQPVENLIGAGIDGIFTPDGRSITKGIIFNEGDKPVKPCPINGKVILFVNEENGVLNAVTRD, encoded by the coding sequence ATGACAATTTATGTAGGCATCGACGACACTGGAAACTCTGAATCTGTGGGCACAGGCAAATTTGCACGTATTATTGCAGGTGAACTTTCGAAGGATTACCCTGTTTACGGCGTTACAAGGCATCAGTTTTATGTGCATCATGACATCAATTTTTCTCTGCATAACTTTGGCGCTGTTATTCATGTAGATACTGAAGAAGAGCATGCCTGTGATATTTTTGAATTGGTTAAAGAAGTGATGCAGGATAATTTTAATGATGGCAGCAATCCGGGGCTTGCTGTAGCACATGAAAACCGTATTTCTCCAGCTATTGTTGCGTATGGTAAAGACGCTAAAGAAGAGGTTCTTACATCTAAAAGAGCTAAGAATCTTGCAGTAAATTCTAACATTCGACTGGAAAGCATTGGCGGAAATGGAAGTGGTGTAATTGGAGCTGTGGCAGGACTAGGGCTAGCATATGCTGGAAATGATGGTAGGTTTTTACAAATAGGAAGAATTAGGAAACTTAAGGGACCGCAGCCAGTTGAAAATCTTATTGGGGCAGGTATTGATGGAATATTTACTCCAGATGGCCGCTCTATTACAAAGGGAATAATATTTAATGAAGGGGATAAGCCTGTAAAACCATGCCCTATAAATGGAAAAGTTATCCTGTTTGTTAATGAAGAAAATGGAGTACTTAATGCGGTAACAAGGGACTGA
- a CDS encoding FxLYD domain-containing protein, producing MKPFLSIILALITTILLFICEISLSVALNIYLGSLTVLLFILGGGIATWFAAGKKIRYSIYYGLILAVITLVLGDYRVLIFAPIFAGIGGFLGKMADKDSRQTFNGYHPVIAIIVGIIVMYIYNVFLGSVTGAYDLSSSGLIGFVIGAITLAVGGFTTTFLSKEKKIQYGIYGGLIVVIISLLAKLYTEMTRTVNMPENYLILIGTIAGYLLAAVLGSFAAKKAEEIENKNLKMIPITGVISIVLVMALVYGFTSAGVLASESSEGVVMGYGSGGVMSDFSTGIGPDNAPTIMDLRNGSYEVSGLLSNNANKSYSNVKIFVVGYDINGTEIAENKGVIAEIKANSNSRYDVILTPVNGKAVDSAYVTVFNSTVA from the coding sequence ATGAAACCCTTTTTATCAATAATTCTTGCATTAATAACTACAATTTTGCTTTTTATATGTGAAATAAGTTTAAGTGTAGCCTTAAATATTTATTTAGGTAGTTTAACAGTATTGCTTTTTATTTTAGGTGGGGGAATAGCTACATGGTTTGCAGCAGGTAAAAAAATTAGGTACAGTATATATTATGGTTTAATATTGGCAGTAATTACTTTAGTTTTGGGAGATTACCGTGTATTAATTTTCGCCCCTATTTTTGCAGGAATAGGTGGCTTTCTTGGGAAAATGGCAGATAAAGACAGTAGACAAACATTTAATGGATATCATCCAGTTATCGCGATTATAGTGGGAATTATTGTTATGTATATTTACAATGTTTTTTTGGGGTCAGTTACCGGGGCATATGATTTATCTTCTTCTGGATTAATTGGATTTGTAATTGGAGCAATTACCCTTGCAGTTGGAGGATTTACAACTACTTTCCTCTCTAAGGAGAAAAAGATACAGTATGGAATTTATGGGGGGCTAATTGTTGTAATAATTTCATTGTTGGCCAAATTGTATACAGAAATGACACGTACAGTGAACATGCCTGAGAATTACTTAATTTTAATTGGTACAATTGCAGGCTATCTTTTAGCTGCAGTTCTTGGGAGCTTCGCTGCTAAGAAAGCAGAGGAAATAGAAAATAAAAACCTGAAAATGATCCCCATAACAGGAGTAATCAGCATAGTTTTAGTAATGGCATTAGTATATGGATTCACATCTGCGGGAGTTTTAGCATCTGAATCTTCGGAAGGGGTTGTTATGGGATATGGGTCTGGTGGAGTTATGAGCGACTTTTCAACTGGAATAGGGCCAGATAATGCTCCTACTATAATGGATTTAAGGAATGGGTCTTATGAAGTAAGTGGTTTACTAAGTAACAATGCAAATAAAAGTTATAGCAATGTTAAGATTTTTGTGGTTGGATATGATATAAACGGGACTGAAATTGCTGAAAACAAAGGAGTAATTGCTGAAATCAAAGCTAATTCTAATTCACGTTACGACGTTATATTAACTCCTGTAAATGGTAAGGCCGTTGATTCGGCTTATGTTACTGTTTTTAATTCAACAGTCGCATGA
- a CDS encoding DUF2149 domain-containing protein, whose product MLKKKMMKRRKKILSSDEEIDPMIYAVNMIDCMLVLAVGFLIFTIIFMNSSPQEVSKTVDLKLGKEVNVTSENSSSSSSNGLTQLGTVYKDPKTGKTIMINNT is encoded by the coding sequence ATGTTGAAAAAGAAGATGATGAAACGGCGGAAAAAAATACTCTCTTCAGATGAAGAGATAGACCCTATGATCTACGCTGTAAACATGATAGACTGTATGCTGGTACTAGCAGTTGGGTTCCTTATATTTACCATAATATTCATGAATTCATCACCGCAGGAAGTAAGTAAAACTGTTGACCTTAAATTGGGTAAAGAGGTGAATGTAACTTCTGAAAATTCATCTTCCAGCTCTTCAAATGGTTTAACTCAGTTAGGTACAGTTTATAAGGACCCTAAAACTGGAAAAACGATAATGATAAATAACACGTGA
- a CDS encoding MotA/TolQ/ExbB proton channel family protein encodes MVTASINDMFDSTMHAVTQCLLTPVLIVLSLFFIYALINMGILLAEYYKRRKHEFDIKQFINQILAVKGRNHDELIKVIEEGKIPKRHKEVLKTLAGSSNVSKDFRESLAIKMVEDEGLWASKKLERTDIIAKISPAIGLMGTLIPLGPGLTALGSGDIQSLAQHLLIAFDAAVLGMAAAAVAFITSKIRRRWYEEDISNLETMVDTILEIS; translated from the coding sequence ATGGTAACAGCTTCCATCAACGATATGTTTGACAGCACAATGCATGCAGTTACCCAGTGTCTCCTGACACCGGTACTGATTGTACTCTCACTTTTCTTTATATATGCTCTGATTAACATGGGCATCCTGCTGGCGGAATATTACAAGCGGAGAAAACATGAATTTGACATTAAACAATTTATAAATCAGATTTTAGCTGTAAAGGGCAGAAATCATGATGAATTAATTAAAGTGATTGAAGAAGGTAAGATTCCAAAGAGGCATAAAGAAGTACTCAAAACTTTAGCAGGGAGTTCAAACGTGAGTAAGGACTTTAGGGAATCTCTGGCCATTAAAATGGTGGAGGATGAAGGTTTATGGGCATCTAAGAAACTGGAGAGGACGGATATAATCGCAAAGATTTCTCCGGCAATTGGTCTTATGGGGACTTTAATTCCATTAGGTCCAGGACTTACAGCTTTAGGTTCTGGGGACATTCAAAGTCTGGCACAGCACCTGTTAATTGCGTTTGATGCAGCAGTACTAGGTATGGCTGCTGCAGCGGTTGCGTTCATTACATCAAAAATAAGGCGCAGGTGGTATGAAGAAGATATTTCAAACCTTGAAACCATGGTGGACACAATTCTGGAGATTTCCTGA